The Plectropomus leopardus isolate mb chromosome 2, YSFRI_Pleo_2.0, whole genome shotgun sequence genome has a window encoding:
- the cfap57 gene encoding cilia- and flagella-associated protein 57 yields MATVVAQAHFIFGLRTSVRNNLCFVDEQTVVFPSGNSCVCYNTVQRCQRFIPGSEKSQGMCALAISANRRYLAVSECGERATITVFDLQHEQGRKRKVLNTGDMPVQEFVCMAFSMDSKYLIGQTGGPEWMLILWLWEKQKVLATVKTSNSNSSVTQVSFNPYNNMQLCVSGTGVFKLFRYSEGLLKQTSCPKVESINFLCHTWMMTERVIAGTDTGRLLVFESGDLRREINISSKQCDSNSLHRQVEMKRLKDTDVDEGPSLPRITAILSYSKGFACSLGSGTVCLFEMNEEDGYRKSWEMRIPPDPYSNELTPAECQEIDTMCISPAEETLAISTDRGQLYSCSLSSVDVNKEEKIHFEFLSQAFHSKSITGLSVCIRKPLVATSSLDHSVRIWNYETKVLELYKEFQEEAYSVALHPTGLFILVGFSDKLRLMNLLIDDICTFKEFTVRGCRECAFSHGGHMFAAVNGNVIHIYSVTSFENILSLKGHNGKVRGIEWSLDDSRLVSCGMDGAVYEWNTQTGKRESESVLKSCSYTNVAFSSDCKTILAVGTDLTLKEIQDCQVLTEVPADEVAHTAVAVSHSGRVVFTGTSSGAIRAIKYPLPIQKEWIMYQAHSGPVTKMVITYDDQFLLTVSEDGCLLMWKVIDKEGRGLKSNRQIIHTEEILVTKSDLEEKTQNMLELKMRLEELQMENEYQLRLKDMNYNEKMKEVSDKFTQQIESLKTMQQAMKTDMERQEREHQQSSAEVTVKHSKELKDLELSYSQKLIVEHERYQDLQRKYQRMQEDYEKQLKTAEESKVQLLEELTQQYEAKLQEKTQLLVQCQEDAQQQIREFKEMVRQVEEEEERTIHDIQFKYERKLHAEKETNTNLKGETGLMTQKVYSLQRQVDDRCTDINRLKQERQSMLGLIRSLESDIEDLKRQISGHEKTSQDKDKTISSLKKKNQELEKLKFVLDFQLDALKKQTEPQQDDINLKKKQLIQLEEELVQMDKSNTHLKLTVSELRQRLRTTDREMHKEMQRVKDLETHLQRLKSDLHKCVSFIQEPKKLKDSVQRIYAHYVLHTDGVERNSVDEDFQTAFCRQREHLEKTVSGLRTRLAKSAEEHDKAYVKIMKENMTLITEINQLRKELRLVRTQVKDFKAQLATFKKPSKSRPKSEPQEPKHEDIN; encoded by the exons ATGGCCACTGTTGTCGCACAGGCTCATTTCATCTTTGGGCTGCGGACCAGTGTGAGGAACAACTTGTGTTTCGTCGATGAGCAGACAGTGGTGTTCCCCAGCggaaacagctgtgtgtgctaCAATACCGTCCAAAGATGTCAGAGGTTCATCCCAG GCTCGGAGAAGAGCCAAGGCATGTGTGCTCTGGCCATCAGTGCCAACCGGCGTTACCTGGCAGTGTCAGAGTGTGGTGAGAGGGCCACCATCACAGTGTTCGACCTGCAGCATGAGcagggaagaaagagaaaagttcTGAACACAGGAGACATGCCTGTTCAAGAGTTTGTATGCATGGCTTTCTCAATGGATTCCAAGTACCTGATAGGCCAAACCGGTGGCCCAGAGTGGATGCTGATCCTGTGGCTTTGGGAAAAACAGAAAGTCTTGGCAACAGTGAAAACCAGTAATTCAAACAGTTCTGTCACCCAG GTCAGCTTCAACCCTTACAACAACATGCAGCTCTGCGTGAGTGGAACTGGTGTGTTCAAGCTGTTCCGCTACTCAGAGGGGCTGCTGAAACAGACCAGCTGTCCAAAGGTGGAGTCCATTAACTTCCTGTGTCATACCTGGATGATGACGGAGCGGGTGATCGCTGGAACGGACACAGGCAGGCTGCTGGTGTTTGAGTCCGGAGACCTGCGAAGAGAGATTAACATCTCTTCTAAGCAGTGTGACAG TAATTCACTGCACAGGCAGGTGGAGATGAAGAGGCTCAAAGACACAGATGTGGATGAAGGTCCTAGCTTGCCCCGCATCACAGCCATCCTGTCCTACTCCAAAGGCTTTGCATGCTCTTTAGGGTCCGGCACCGTTTGTCTTTTTGAAATGAACGAGGAGGATGGCTATAGAAAAAGCTGGGAGATGCGG ATCCCACCAGACCCATACAGCAATGAGCTCACCCCGGCTGAATGCCAGGAGATTGACACCATGTGCATCAGTCCAGCCGAGGAGACTCTGGCCATCAGCACAGACAGAGGACAGCTGTACAGCTGCAGCCTGTCCTCTGTGGACGTCAACAAG GAGGAAAAAATCCATTTTGAGTTCCTGTCGCAGGCCTTTCACTCTAAGTCCATCACTggtttgtctgtctgcattcGAAAGCCGCTGGTGGCCACCAGCTCTCTGGACCACTCTGTCCGCATCTGGAACTACGAAACAAA AGTGTTGGAGCTGTATAAGGAGTTCCAGGAGGAGGCCTACAGCGTGGCACTGCACCCCACTGGCCTCTTCATCCTGGTGGGCTTTTCAGACAAACTCAGACTGATGAACCTGCTCATCGATGACATCTGCACCTTCAAGGAGTTCACTGTGCGCGGCTGCAGAGAG TGTGCTTTTAGTCACGGGGGCCACATGTTTGCAGCTGTCAATGGGAATGTCATCCACATCTACTCTGTCACCTCTTTTGAGAACATCCTCAGTCTGAAGGGCCACAACGGAAAG gtgcGAGGCATTGAATGGAGCCTGGACGACAGCCGGCTGGTCTCATGTGGGATGGATGGCGCAGTGTATGAGTGGAACACTCAGACTGGCAAGCGTGAGTCTGAGAGCGTCCTGAAGTCCTGCAGCTACACAAATGTTGCCTTCTCTTCAGACTGCAAGACCATCCTGGCTGTGGGAACAGACCTCACACTGAAGGAGATCCAGGACTGTCAG GTGCTGACGGAGGTTCCTGCTGACGAGGTAGCTCACACCGCCGTGGCAGTGTCTCACTCTGGCAGGGTAGTCTTCACCGGGACCTCCAGCGGAGCCATCAGAGCCATCAAATACCCGTTACCTATCCAGAAGGAATGGATCATGTACCAGGCTCACAGTGGCCCCGTCACCAAG ATGGTGATCACGTACGACGATCAGTTCCTGCTGACGGTGTCTGAGGATGGCTGTCTGCTGATGTGGAAGGTCATCGATAAGGAGGGCAGAGGACTGAAGAGCAACAGGCAGATCATCCACACTGAGGAGATCCTGGTCACCAAGTCAGACCTGGAGGAGAag acccagaacatgctggagcTAAAGATGCgtctggaggagctgcagatggAGAACGAGTACCAGCTTCGACTGAAGGACATGAACTACAATGAGAAGATGAAGGAAGTGTCTGACAAGTTCACCCAGCAAATAGAATCTCTGAAAACAATGCAGCAG GCCATGAAGACAGACATGGAGAGGCAGGAACGTGAGCACCAGCAGAGTTCTGCAGAAGTCACTGTGAAACACTCCAAAGAGTTGAAGGATCTAG agttatcCTACAGCCAGAAGCTAATAGTGGAGCACGAGAGATACCAGGATCTTCAGCGGAAATATCAAAGAATGCAGGAGGACTACGAGAAGCAGCTGAAGACTGCAGAGGAGAGCAAAGTCCAGTTGCTGGAGGAGCTGACGCAACAGTATGAGGCCAAGCTGCAGGAGAAGACTCAGCTCCTAGTTCAG tgtcagGAGGATGCACAGCAGCAGATTCGTGAGTTTAAAGAGATGGTCAGGCAAgtagaggaggaagaggagaggacaaTCCATGATATCCAATTCAAGTATGAGAGGAAACTGCACGCTGAGAAAGAGACCAACACCAATCTGAAAGGAGAAACTGGTCTGATGACACAAAAG GTCTACAGTCTACAGAGACAGGTGGATGACAGGTGCACAGATATAAACAGGCTGAAGCAGGAGCGGCAGAGCATGCTGGGGTTGATCCGCTCCCTGGAGAGCGACATCGAGGACCTGAAGCGGCAGATCTCTGGACACGAGAAGACCAGCCAGGACAAG gatAAGACCATCTCCAGCTTAAAGAAGAAGAACCAGGAACTGGAGAAGCTGAAGTTTGTTCTCGATTTCCAGTTGGATGCATTGAAGAAACAGACTGAGCCTCAACAAGATGACATCAATTTGAAGAAGAAGCAGCTCATtcag ctggaggaggagctggtgCAAATGGACAAGAGCAACACTCACCTGAAGCTCACCGTCTCTGAGCTGAGGCAGCGATTGAGGACCACTGACAGGGAGATGCATAAGGAGATGCAGAGA GTGAAAGATTTGGAGACACATCTTCAGCGGCTCAAGTCAGACCTCCACAAATGTGTTAGCTTCATCCAGGAGCCGAAGAAGCTGAAGGACAGCGTGCAGAGGATCTACGCCCACTATGTGCTGCACACTGATGGA GTGGAAAGAAACAGTGTAGATGAAGATTTTCAGACGGCATTCTGCCGCCAGCGTGAGCACCTGGAGAAGACTGTTAGCGGTCTGAGGACGAGGCTGGCCAAGTCTGCTGAGGAACATGACAAAGCCTATGTCAAGATCATGAAG GAGAACATGACTCTGATCACTGAAATCAACCAGCTGCGGAAGGAGCTACGGTTAGTGAGGACTCAAGTCAAAGATTTCAAAGCTCAGCTGGCCACGTTCAAGAAGCCCAGCAAGTCCCGTCCCAAGTCCGAGCCACAGGAGCCCAAACATGAAGACATCAACTGA